From Pseudoalteromonas rubra, one genomic window encodes:
- a CDS encoding response regulator yields MKILIVDDSHATCEIIRRALQQFEYRKLFLKCASRVDDALAQITSWQPQIILTDWHMPDKTGIELLELVRVSHPELPVAMISTVDDTAQIDYATSLGCAFFLSKPFSDDALRSAIMPLVLEQEANEVIVEDEAVPLREELALPKTDLLERLMQKNISNSLVLKPIKAQQLDESKVPCMMVVYAERGSQKPRVIGVLDIYAACVLASSLQVIPQEEAHKAIHLNQVNPQIMAACKEALAKTAYAFVDKQSKMSLFVRSCSFLTKTHPKLERLYQYPLDSRIDLSCEREGMAQGKILIVGV; encoded by the coding sequence GTGAAAATTCTGATCGTTGACGACAGCCATGCGACCTGTGAGATCATCCGGCGGGCCTTGCAACAGTTTGAGTATCGCAAGCTGTTTTTGAAGTGTGCCAGCCGTGTCGATGATGCGTTGGCACAGATCACCAGCTGGCAGCCCCAAATTATATTGACCGACTGGCACATGCCGGATAAAACCGGTATTGAGTTGCTTGAGCTAGTGCGTGTCAGCCACCCTGAGCTCCCCGTGGCGATGATCTCCACTGTCGATGATACGGCGCAGATTGATTATGCGACCTCGTTGGGTTGTGCTTTTTTCCTGTCTAAACCTTTCAGTGATGATGCCCTGCGTAGCGCCATTATGCCTCTGGTGCTGGAGCAGGAAGCCAATGAAGTGATTGTGGAGGATGAAGCTGTTCCCCTCAGAGAGGAGCTGGCTTTGCCGAAAACCGATTTACTTGAGCGGTTGATGCAAAAAAACATCAGTAACTCACTTGTGTTAAAACCCATCAAAGCGCAGCAACTGGATGAAAGCAAAGTGCCGTGTATGATGGTGGTCTATGCTGAGCGGGGCAGTCAGAAACCTCGGGTGATTGGGGTGTTAGATATCTATGCGGCGTGTGTGTTGGCCAGCAGCCTGCAAGTGATCCCACAAGAAGAGGCACACAAAGCCATTCATTTAAATCAAGTGAATCCCCAAATTATGGCGGCGTGCAAAGAGGCGTTGGCCAAAACGGCGTATGCATTCGTCGATAAACAAAGCAAAATGAGTTTGTTTGTCAGAAGCTGCTCTTTCCTCACTAAAACCCACCCCAAACTGGAGCGCTTATACCAGTATCCACTCGATAGTCGAATTGATTTAAGCTGTGAGCGAGAGGGGATGGCGCAAGGTAAGATATTGATTGTTGGGGTATGA